One Chryseobacterium sp. StRB126 genomic region harbors:
- a CDS encoding fibronectin type III domain-containing protein — protein sequence MIKDCFKSYLKRQHYSIKVIALFLLLISGLMPVKVMGQQYPVKLVPVVIPPYSLRLADYATSTDNKLQLQVLMTDLLEPQHQTGIKFSLEAGLNAVPIARSNDFVVGMNPFTLYPGNNITLTNVDLRSLFELQNLAGINAVQYSKPLADGVYQFCFQAYDYYTKNNLSSKTCTTVFMVQYDPPMLTLPQNAEKIQALAPYGGGGGVVFQWMPRQIAPNTRYIFTLKELWDQGQSPISGFLSAPPLWREETYAPTLYYGIDKTQLMPGKRYAWQVQAKSGNPVVGANSTDDNGVYKNNGLSEIFYFDYVENCAVPTLLMAKNIGKGRAEIRWSLAGQPGGLYNVQYRKKGSSAEWATQQSYQATAILTGLEDKTEYEYRVGTVCGSTQTFGDTNPTTSGNSAGNAYSYSGIQFFTTDGSSSNNNYQCGIMPSVDIANKSPLQSMLGNNEVFTAGDFPVTVLSAQGSNGIYTGTGFIEVPYLADTKIKVSFTNIKLNTDKKLIEGTVETTYDPTETAVHYASGGLGETFGDAGVKEVTVDYTIVDIKYTATPPPGKITVFGDSGNGGSPSQQDYPGGKDYEIKDKDGNIWTVDENGNVTKTGKVAEGGASNSTNTDGVSGSGSNAAVNQYTAKGIKIEWKEDAAGMFAYDTPEKTKLPTSKYPSVKDAENNTIYVPYKATVNKQTELFDAKVSISDPSLKDGKIIFKTLGTGKAIEATELNKTATERNYQLKLPGTFDYAEEEVIAVLMPKDSNSKQKVISSFRLVHLNPEDINVSLVPLDAASQSNLQAQSAKLNQIYNKIGVKFNVKQEPVLDISAIVSRDTIDSKDSELMSTYSPQQQQINSLYKGTDARYVLFVTDKKSSTGQSGYMRLNGQFGYVYGNSPAKTGAHELGHGVFKLEHPWKAYGTPEKGTNLLMDYTSGEELSHLEWKQVNDPAFKLYAFQGQSSGESISTEFNYIMPNNKPFKFDKADGKDSSDVILVASDNNGGYPNGMLYSFKLNGITYKYSNGEFNSEKGIYRNRYEDKNRDYYFRLVIQDTKNKCIYYLVNRKVQDLSNPILTPNNKPINVCADNQQIPMGGNGDDNGTGTETREETLQKVNELIASKLREKYPEKEVKFTILDEKSPDYQQKLEEAIKQTNYVVAIMDEEGKVKIKSSFTLPEWLSNALPDIGKAPDENCTNEYVNVGLEKLQNTALYKNALRSEQIVMEMGVIGYRGLFGTLYCMTDEKKFVNGSKTNQFIGGALHEVIATVDVAEIVNGVVSLVKSGAEQQIMAPVNYYNNLKSIAQKGSATPVEALKVILIPPLNAQVDGIQKGIEIGDQFIKHYFTECDKTQLKDGSVGNLCWYRYGQITVMVIPLVITGGEWAVTKVGKIAELAKVSQTLTTNIIKLETQLAAKGVILAEEGAYTILKNAETGAEITRVASKETAQVEKALQSLAIDVRQIEALLAKYPNLKNLVDQLGDLKQTFLQDFAKVDEAVIIELSKPNSELFSAWKNYRSKIKTGVICN from the coding sequence ATGATTAAAGATTGTTTTAAATCATATCTAAAAAGACAGCATTACTCTATAAAAGTCATTGCATTATTTTTACTGTTGATTTCAGGTCTTATGCCAGTGAAAGTGATGGGGCAGCAATATCCTGTCAAGCTGGTTCCTGTGGTTATTCCGCCTTATAGTCTTAGGCTTGCAGATTATGCAACCAGTACAGATAATAAGCTGCAGCTGCAGGTTTTAATGACCGACCTTTTGGAACCGCAGCATCAGACGGGGATTAAATTTTCTCTGGAGGCAGGGCTCAATGCAGTTCCTATTGCAAGATCTAATGATTTTGTGGTGGGGATGAATCCTTTCACGCTTTATCCGGGAAACAATATTACCCTGACGAATGTAGATCTGCGTTCTCTTTTTGAATTACAAAACCTTGCTGGCATTAATGCTGTTCAATACTCAAAGCCTCTGGCAGATGGAGTATACCAGTTTTGTTTCCAGGCTTATGATTATTATACAAAGAATAATCTTTCTTCAAAAACATGTACCACCGTTTTTATGGTACAATATGATCCACCGATGCTTACCCTTCCGCAAAATGCAGAAAAAATACAGGCATTAGCTCCTTATGGAGGCGGTGGAGGGGTGGTATTTCAATGGATGCCAAGACAAATCGCTCCAAACACCCGCTATATTTTTACATTAAAAGAGCTTTGGGATCAGGGGCAGAGTCCTATTTCAGGTTTCCTTTCAGCTCCTCCACTTTGGAGAGAAGAAACTTATGCACCTACTTTATATTATGGAATAGATAAAACCCAGCTTATGCCGGGTAAAAGATATGCATGGCAAGTACAGGCAAAATCAGGAAATCCTGTAGTAGGTGCTAATTCTACAGATGATAACGGAGTTTATAAAAATAACGGACTGTCTGAAATTTTCTATTTCGACTATGTAGAGAATTGTGCGGTGCCTACTTTGCTTATGGCTAAGAATATAGGTAAAGGAAGAGCAGAGATCCGATGGAGTCTTGCAGGACAGCCGGGTGGTTTGTACAATGTTCAATACCGAAAAAAAGGGAGCAGTGCAGAATGGGCTACCCAGCAAAGTTATCAGGCAACAGCCATTCTTACAGGACTTGAAGATAAAACAGAATATGAGTATCGCGTAGGAACTGTCTGTGGAAGCACTCAAACCTTTGGAGATACCAATCCAACGACTTCAGGAAATAGTGCCGGAAATGCATATAGCTACAGTGGAATTCAGTTTTTCACAACAGATGGCAGCTCTTCAAATAATAATTATCAGTGCGGTATCATGCCGTCAGTGGATATTGCCAATAAGAGTCCATTGCAGAGTATGCTGGGGAATAATGAAGTATTTACAGCCGGAGATTTTCCGGTAACGGTATTATCAGCCCAGGGGAGCAATGGTATTTATACAGGAACAGGCTTTATTGAAGTTCCTTATTTAGCTGATACAAAAATCAAGGTAAGCTTTACAAATATTAAGCTTAATACAGATAAAAAACTGATTGAAGGAACTGTTGAAACCACTTACGATCCGACTGAAACAGCTGTACATTATGCTTCCGGCGGGCTGGGAGAAACTTTTGGTGATGCCGGAGTAAAAGAGGTTACCGTAGATTATACGATTGTAGATATTAAATATACGGCAACACCACCTCCGGGAAAAATCACGGTGTTTGGTGATTCTGGTAATGGTGGGTCTCCAAGCCAGCAGGATTATCCGGGTGGAAAAGACTATGAAATTAAGGATAAAGACGGAAATATCTGGACGGTAGATGAAAATGGGAATGTTACCAAAACAGGCAAGGTTGCTGAAGGAGGAGCGTCCAATTCAACCAATACAGATGGAGTCTCCGGAAGCGGAAGTAATGCTGCTGTCAATCAATATACAGCCAAAGGAATCAAAATAGAATGGAAAGAAGATGCTGCTGGTATGTTTGCATATGATACGCCGGAAAAAACGAAGCTTCCGACATCCAAATATCCTTCTGTAAAAGATGCAGAGAACAATACCATATATGTTCCTTATAAGGCTACTGTTAATAAGCAGACAGAACTGTTTGATGCGAAAGTAAGTATTTCCGATCCTTCCCTTAAAGATGGTAAAATTATCTTTAAAACCTTAGGAACAGGAAAAGCTATTGAAGCTACAGAGCTTAATAAGACAGCTACAGAAAGAAACTATCAGTTAAAACTTCCCGGTACATTTGATTATGCTGAGGAAGAGGTGATTGCGGTATTGATGCCAAAAGACAGTAATTCCAAGCAAAAAGTAATCAGCAGCTTCCGTCTTGTACACCTGAACCCTGAAGATATCAACGTGAGTTTGGTTCCGCTGGATGCCGCTTCACAATCTAATCTGCAGGCACAAAGCGCAAAACTGAATCAGATTTACAATAAAATTGGAGTCAAATTCAATGTGAAACAGGAACCTGTTCTGGATATCAGTGCTATAGTAAGCAGAGATACTATTGATAGTAAAGATTCTGAATTGATGAGTACTTACAGCCCTCAGCAGCAACAGATCAATAGCCTGTACAAAGGAACTGATGCAAGATATGTACTGTTTGTAACAGATAAAAAATCTTCAACCGGACAAAGTGGATATATGCGTCTGAATGGCCAATTCGGTTATGTGTATGGAAATAGCCCTGCCAAAACAGGAGCCCACGAATTAGGACACGGCGTATTCAAGCTGGAACATCCTTGGAAAGCCTATGGAACTCCTGAAAAAGGAACGAATCTATTGATGGATTATACTTCAGGAGAAGAACTTTCTCATCTGGAATGGAAGCAGGTCAATGATCCGGCATTTAAGCTGTATGCGTTCCAGGGACAGAGTAGTGGAGAGAGTATTTCAACTGAATTCAATTATATAATGCCAAATAATAAACCATTTAAATTTGATAAAGCAGATGGTAAAGACAGTTCAGATGTAATTTTAGTAGCGAGTGATAATAATGGAGGATATCCAAATGGAATGCTTTATAGTTTCAAATTAAATGGAATCACTTATAAATATTCTAATGGAGAATTTAATTCTGAGAAAGGAATTTATAGGAACCGTTATGAAGATAAAAACCGAGATTATTATTTTAGACTTGTCATTCAGGATACGAAAAATAAATGTATATACTATCTGGTGAATCGAAAAGTTCAGGATTTAAGTAATCCAATACTTACCCCTAACAATAAGCCTATTAATGTATGTGCAGATAACCAACAGATCCCTATGGGTGGAAATGGTGATGATAATGGAACTGGTACAGAAACAAGAGAAGAAACTTTACAGAAGGTTAATGAACTAATAGCCTCTAAATTAAGGGAAAAGTATCCTGAAAAAGAAGTTAAGTTTACTATTTTGGATGAAAAATCCCCTGATTACCAGCAAAAATTGGAAGAGGCTATTAAACAAACGAACTATGTAGTTGCTATAATGGATGAAGAAGGTAAAGTAAAAATAAAGAGCAGCTTTACTCTGCCGGAATGGTTAAGTAATGCGTTACCAGATATTGGTAAGGCTCCGGACGAGAACTGTACCAACGAGTACGTTAATGTTGGGCTTGAGAAATTACAGAATACAGCTCTTTATAAAAATGCATTACGTTCTGAGCAGATTGTAATGGAGATGGGGGTGATTGGTTATAGAGGACTATTTGGAACATTATACTGTATGACGGATGAGAAGAAATTTGTAAATGGCTCTAAGACTAATCAGTTTATTGGTGGTGCGTTGCATGAAGTGATCGCTACGGTGGATGTTGCAGAGATTGTGAATGGAGTTGTTTCACTTGTGAAATCCGGAGCAGAGCAACAGATTATGGCACCTGTCAATTATTACAATAATCTGAAAAGTATAGCTCAGAAAGGAAGCGCAACTCCTGTGGAAGCTCTTAAGGTAATTCTGATTCCACCTTTAAATGCTCAGGTTGATGGGATACAAAAGGGAATAGAAATAGGTGATCAGTTTATAAAACATTATTTCACGGAATGTGATAAAACCCAGTTAAAAGATGGTTCAGTAGGAAATCTTTGTTGGTACCGTTATGGGCAGATTACAGTAATGGTGATTCCTTTAGTAATAACAGGAGGCGAATGGGCGGTAACCAAAGTTGGGAAAATAGCAGAACTGGCAAAAGTGTCGCAGACATTAACAACCAATATTATAAAACTGGAAACCCAATTAGCGGCAAAAGGAGTAATATTAGCAGAAGAAGGAGCATACACCATCCTGAAAAATGCAGAAACCGGTGCGGAAATTACCCGTGTGGCAAGTAAAGAGACAGCACAGGTTGAAAAAGCATTACAGTCTTTAGCTATAGATGTTAGACAGATAGAAGCTCTTTTAGCAAAATATCCAAATCTTAAGAATCTTGTAGATCAGTTAGGAGACTTGAAACAGACTTTCCTACAGGATTTTGCAAAAGTAGATGAAGCTGTCATAATAGAACTTAGCAAACCGAACTCTGAACTTTTCAGTGCATGGAAGAATTATAGAAGCAAAATAAAAACGGGTGTAATTTGTAATTAA
- a CDS encoding ADP-ribosyltransferase domain-containing protein translates to MMWYRNLLTVIGLLLINLFSAQSCNFDDFVNDLSQGNAVFKSIVNEEDGFKAWQILAEEAPALRKNADELNLVSKNLSAIEKAGGYKKWKGTGSLEDFSNLLKNPKFKQIYEPLENGSHVRKFGDKITIAEEASLKLFIQDNYYSDFNKALAGEIPMTSEYKEIKKLMESAQSKLPKYNGTVFRGAGKAESDFAKKINVGEEFDFKGRFTSTSAEEYVADNFRNFGKGDVIWEIESKTGIDLKPINNSESEILFKPHTKYKIIEIKPSSNPKTPNVLIYKIKEL, encoded by the coding sequence ATGATGTGGTATAGAAACTTGTTAACGGTAATAGGACTGCTGCTTATTAATCTTTTTTCTGCACAGTCCTGCAATTTTGATGACTTTGTAAACGATCTGTCTCAAGGCAATGCAGTCTTTAAAAGTATTGTTAATGAAGAAGATGGCTTCAAGGCATGGCAGATCCTGGCAGAGGAAGCTCCTGCATTAAGAAAAAATGCAGATGAACTGAACCTGGTTTCTAAAAACCTGAGTGCAATTGAAAAAGCAGGTGGGTATAAGAAGTGGAAAGGAACAGGTAGTTTGGAGGATTTTAGTAATTTATTAAAAAATCCCAAATTTAAACAAATATATGAGCCGTTAGAAAATGGATCTCATGTAAGAAAATTCGGAGATAAAATAACAATAGCCGAGGAAGCGTCTTTAAAATTATTTATACAAGATAATTATTATAGTGATTTTAATAAAGCATTAGCTGGTGAAATCCCTATGACATCAGAGTATAAGGAAATTAAAAAACTCATGGAATCTGCACAATCTAAATTACCTAAGTATAACGGTACTGTTTTTAGAGGAGCAGGAAAAGCCGAATCTGATTTTGCAAAAAAAATAAATGTTGGAGAAGAGTTTGATTTTAAAGGCAGGTTTACATCAACGTCAGCAGAAGAATATGTTGCAGATAATTTTAGAAATTTCGGTAAAGGAGATGTTATCTGGGAGATTGAATCGAAAACAGGTATTGATTTAAAACCAATAAATAATTCTGAATCGGAAATATTATTTAAACCACATACAAAATATAAAATTATTGAAATAAAGCCTAGTAGTAATCCAAAAACACCAAATGTATTAATATATAAAATTAAAGAACTTTAA